The sequence TGTTCTGCCCcacctgccccttccctggctgtgtgcctgggtgtccctgccccgCTGAAGCCCCTGCCTCTCTGTGGCAGTGGTATATCTCTGTGGGCCGCCAGAGATGCTGCGGCAGATCATGCAGCTGGCGCAACAGGAGAACCTCACCAATGGTGACTACGTCTTCTTCTACCTGGATGTCTTCGGGGAGAGCCTGCGGGGTGACTCTGCCCGTGACCCCTTCAAGCCCTggcaggacagccctggccAGGACTCAGGACTGCGTGAGGCTTTCCAGGTGAGCTGTGcccacctgcctggggacagaaacctctccagcctggccccagaGTGTGAACCAGGGTGATGTGCTTGGTTGCAGATGGTGCTGGTGATCACCTACTATGAGCCCCAAAACCCTGAGTACCAGCAATTCCAAACCCAGCTCATCCTGCGAGCTAAGCAGAAATTTGGGGTGCAGCTCAACTACTCCCTGGTGAGTGAGTTCCCCTGTGTGCTGGGGTGGTGGGGTCCCTTCACACTTCACCAGGATGCAGAGGGTGGGACACAGCCACAGACAGTGTGAGAGGGATCATCCCTGGAGGGAAcagccacaggcactgccatccctgcaggggGCATGTTGGCCCCAGAGTGGTGATGGGGCGGTGGGTGGGTGCATGGCGCTGCTGTGAAGAttctgggatgctcctgtgtgtgtggctgtgggCGTGCTCAGATTCCCCCGGCAGATGAACCTGGTGGCGGGGTGTTTCTATGATGGGATGCTGCTGTACGCCATGGTGCTGAATGAGACTCTGCGTGAGGGCGGCTCCAAGAAAAATGCCACCCACATCATCGAGAAGATGCGGGACCGCAAGTTCCAGGGTAACACTGGGATGGGAAcagcggggctgggggtgccGTGGGGGTGGTGGAACTCAgtccccatccctcctgcatcTTAATTTTCCTGCAGGCGTCACAGGGCTTGTGAGCATGGACAGCAACAATGACCGAGACACTGACTTCAACCTATGGGCCATGAGTGACCCCAAGACCGGGCAGTATGAGGTGGGGAGAGGTTCCCCCTGGCTGGGGTTGGGGGATGGGATGGTGGGGTGTGGGATGGCCTCATCTCTCTCTGCCTGCCTTAGGTGGTGGGACACTACTCGGGTGTGGAGAAGCAAATCCACTGGCTGGGACGACCCATCCCCTGGGTGAAGGGGGCTCCCCCCTTGGACAACCCTCCCTGTGTCTTTGATGTGGATGACCCCTCCTGTGATAAAAGTGGGTGTCCTGGGTCCCCTCATCCCTTGGACCCCAGCAAGCTTCCATATGCGTGCATGTCAGTCTGGCTGTCAGCTAGGCCACCCTGACATatcctctcctgcctgcagcccccctcTCTATGCTGGCCATCGTGGCTTTGGGCACTGGCCTCACCTTTGTCATGTTTGGCATCTCCAGCTTCCTCATCTTCAGGTCAGCACTGGGGGAACCTCTGTCTGATGGGCGGGtgggtgggcaggcagggcagaggggatggAGGCCTGACCCCTATGTGTCCCCCCAGGAAGCTGATGCTGGAGAAGGAGCTTGCCAGCATGCTCTGGAGGATCCGCTGGGATGAGCTGCAATTTGGAAGTCCTGAGCGGTACCACAAGGCAGCAGGCAGCCGGCTCACCTTGTCCCTGGTGAGAGGAGCCATCCCTGAGGCACCaccctgcccctgtgctgccttGTCATCCTTATATAGCTCTCCATTCCCTATAGAGACTtactccatccatccctgccatgaCTTTCCATTTCCTGCAGAGCCACAGTAGATCCATCCTCTATACAGCCCTGAGTCCTCTGCGTAGCACCAAACTTCATCAAGTCCCTGTGTTGCCCTCCATCCCCTACAGACATACCTTGTCCATGTACTACATTCTGTGCAGTGCCTCatcctggagccttctcctttCCTAAAGAGCATGCAGAGCTTGTCCTTATCTTTAGAGCCCATCCTGCACCGTCCCCTGCACACCTTGGATATCCTTGCCCTGCTCCATTGGTGCAGGtcatccctccctcccagggTTCCTCTCCCTAatcccctccttcccacagcGTGGCTCCAGCTATGGCTCCCTGATGACCACCCATGGCAAGTACCAGATCTTCGCCAACACCGGCCACTTCAAGGTcagtgcagcaggcagggagctgagccctCCCCCTGAaatgccccagctctgctgtgctcccacctggctacaccccCATCCCGCAGGTTGCTGGTGCTTTCCTCCCCTTTGCAAATTCATCCAGTGGACAttgaccttttccccttcccaaacACCCCAGGGCAATGTTGTGGCCATTAAGCACATCAACAAGAAGCGCATCGAGCTGACGCGGCAGGTGCTCTTCGAGCTAAAGCATGTAGGTTTGGGGTCTGGGCTAGGGCAGGCAACCTGCTTGGGAGTGCAGGGATTGGTCCTGGGCAtgtgggagggcagcaggaacaACAGCTCAGGACTATCTTGGGTCCACTTCCACCTGCAGATGCGAGACATCCAGTTCAACCACCTGACCCGCTTCATCGGGGCGTGCATCGACCCCCCCAACATCTGCATCATCACTGAGTACTGCCCACGGGGCAGCTTGCAGGTAGTGGGgcttggggacactgcaggTGACACTGAGACATTTCATTTCTAGTGACCCAGCTAGGCTGCGTTTTGTGGACGGGGCTGTGGATGCTGGTGGCCACCTGAGccctcccagctgagctgtCCAAGCAGGTGTCAGAGGCCAGCGGAGGGGAGGGGGTGGGTGCTGCAGACCCCCGAGCTGGGCACTTGGTGAGGCTGCCATCACCATGACCTGGGTGCCTGGTGGGGTCCACTCAATGTGCTACCGCAGGATGTCCTGGAGAACGAGAGCATCAACCTGGATTGGATGTTCCGCTACTCCCTCATCAATGACATTGTCAAGGTATCCAGCTGAGGCGTGTGAGGGGATGGGGAGCGGTGCCTGAGGGATATGAGCTTCACTGTGTCCATCTGTCCCAGGGAATGGCCTTCCTGCACAACAGCATCATTGGCCATCACGGCAGCCTCAAGTCATCCAACTGCGTGGTGGACAGCCGCTTCGTGCTGAAGATCACAGACTACGGCCTGGCCAGCTTCCGCTCGCCCAGCGACAATGAGGACACACATGCACTCTATGCCAGTGAGTGCCTGCCTGGGAGGACCAGGAGGATGGGGTGGCCCTGTCTCACTGCTCCATTGCTTTGTCCCACTAGAGAAGCTGTggacagccccagagctgctgcagaagggacacctgcccaccctgggcatGCAGAAAGCTGATGTCTACAGCTTCGGCATCATCGTGCAGGAGGTTGCTTTGCGCAACGGCCCCTTCTATATCGAGGGCATGGACCTGAGCCCTAAAGGTGAGGATCGAGAGCACGTGTGTGGAGCTCCTGCCCCACCAAGGAAGCCTGGTGCTCACTGTTGGCCATGCCCCGGCAGAGATTGTGCAGAAGGTGCGTAACAGCCAGAAGCCCTTCTTCCGGCCCTCCATCGACATCGGGGTGCACAGcgaggagctggcagtgctgatggAACGCTGCTGGGCGCAGGAGCCGGCCGAGCGCCCTGACTTCAGTCAGATCAAGATCTTCATCCGTAGATTCAACAAGTGGGTGGTTGGCACGTGGGGGCGGTGGCCCTGGGTGGAAGTGGGCACAGCCATGGGGGTGGTGGTTGGGGGGGCACGTCTTCCTGCAGTGCCAACTGACTGCACCTCACCAGGGAGGGAAGCACCAGCATCCTGGACAACCTGCTGTCGCGCATGGAACAGTATGCCAACAACCTGGAGAAGCTGGTGGAAGAGAGGACACAGGCCTACCTGGAGGAGAAGCGCAAGGCAGAGAACCTCCTCTACCAGATTCTGCCCCAGTGAGAGGGGGACACAAGGGGGTGTGTGGGTCTGAGGGTTGGTGTGGGTTCAGCATGcacctgctgctgtgcaagTATGGAGTCCCATGCCAGCTCTCCATGATGGTGTGGGACAAGGGTTACAGGGGGAacagtgggtttggggtggagCTCACCACTATCCTTGCCAGTtctgtggcagagcagctgaagcGTGGAGAGACAGTGCGGGCTGAGGCTTTCGACAGTGTCACCATCTACTTCAGTGACATCGTGGGCTTCACCGCCCTCTCGGCAGAGAGCACTCCCATGCAGGTGAGAGCAGGACTTGGGGGGCAGCAcctctgtggggctgttggAAGTCTcacaccctggcagtgccatccctggggctgggggaacaTGTCCTCTCCCAAATGTACACACACCCTTGTTCCATACAGGTCGTGATGCTGCTGAACGATCTCTACACTTGCTTTGATGCCATTATCGACAACTTTGACGTCTACAAGGTGAGTGGTGTGGTGAGCAAGCACAGCCGCCCAGAGTGAGGCAGGCAGCAAGAAGCCCAGGTTGTACCTGCCCCCCCTGCCCCCACAGGTGGAGACCATTGGGGATGCCTACATGGTGGTCTCGGGGCTGCCGGTGCGCAATGGGAAACTGCATGCCCGTGAGATTGTCCGTatggccctggccctgctcgAGGCTGTCAAAACCTTCAAGATCCGTCACCGTCCCAACGACCAGCTCCACCTGCGCATCGGCA is a genomic window of Ammospiza nelsoni isolate bAmmNel1 chromosome Z, bAmmNel1.pri, whole genome shotgun sequence containing:
- the NPR2 gene encoding atrial natriuretic peptide receptor 2, with the protein product MAPPLPLPLLALLLALLPVPTGAGRRAATPDGAPANLTVAVVLPERNVSYAWAWPRVGPALSLALEALERGEPPLLPRPFSVRVEFMSSELEGACSEYVAPLNAVDLKLYHDPDVLFGPGCVYPAASVGRFASHWRLPLITGGAVAAGFSRKREHYSTTVRTGPSAPKLGAFVSHLHAHFNWSARAVLLYVDRKTDDRPYYFTVEGVYQELQDGNNLTVTVHIYSPEEGGPDTAVHFIKANGRVVYLCGPPEMLRQIMQLAQQENLTNGDYVFFYLDVFGESLRGDSARDPFKPWQDSPGQDSGLREAFQMVLVITYYEPQNPEYQQFQTQLILRAKQKFGVQLNYSLMNLVAGCFYDGMLLYAMVLNETLREGGSKKNATHIIEKMRDRKFQGVTGLVSMDSNNDRDTDFNLWAMSDPKTGQYEVVGHYSGVEKQIHWLGRPIPWVKGAPPLDNPPCVFDVDDPSCDKTPLSMLAIVALGTGLTFVMFGISSFLIFRKLMLEKELASMLWRIRWDELQFGSPERYHKAAGSRLTLSLRGSSYGSLMTTHGKYQIFANTGHFKGNVVAIKHINKKRIELTRQVLFELKHMRDIQFNHLTRFIGACIDPPNICIITEYCPRGSLQDVLENESINLDWMFRYSLINDIVKGMAFLHNSIIGHHGSLKSSNCVVDSRFVLKITDYGLASFRSPSDNEDTHALYAKKLWTAPELLQKGHLPTLGMQKADVYSFGIIVQEVALRNGPFYIEGMDLSPKEIVQKVRNSQKPFFRPSIDIGVHSEELAVLMERCWAQEPAERPDFSQIKIFIRRFNKEGSTSILDNLLSRMEQYANNLEKLVEERTQAYLEEKRKAENLLYQILPHSVAEQLKRGETVRAEAFDSVTIYFSDIVGFTALSAESTPMQVVMLLNDLYTCFDAIIDNFDVYKVETIGDAYMVVSGLPVRNGKLHAREIVRMALALLEAVKTFKIRHRPNDQLHLRIGIHTGPVCAGVVGLKMPRYCLFGDTVNTASRMESNGQALKIHVSSATKEVLDEFGCFELELRGDVEMKGKGKMRTYWLLGERKDP